From Microbacterium sp. YJN-G, a single genomic window includes:
- the nusB gene encoding transcription antitermination factor NusB, producing MSARTKARKRALDILFSADVRGEEVSVALAAAAARAASEPSRQASWLYARDIVDGIIDHNSEIDEQITTHSRDWKIERMPAVDRALLRIGTWEILFNDEVPTAVAIDEAVELAKELSTEDSGAFVHGVLARIDRAK from the coding sequence TTGAGCGCCCGCACCAAGGCGCGCAAGCGCGCCCTCGACATCCTCTTCTCCGCCGATGTGCGCGGAGAGGAGGTCTCCGTCGCACTGGCGGCGGCCGCCGCGCGCGCCGCGAGCGAGCCCTCCCGCCAGGCCTCGTGGCTGTACGCCCGCGACATCGTCGACGGCATCATCGACCACAACTCCGAGATCGACGAGCAGATCACGACCCACAGTCGCGACTGGAAGATCGAGCGGATGCCCGCCGTCGACCGCGCCCTGCTGCGCATCGGCACGTGGGAGATCCTGTTCAACGACGAGGTCCCGACCGCAGTCGCCATCGACGAGGCCGTCGAGCTCGCCAAGGAGCTCTCGACCGAGGACTCCGGTGCCTTCGTGCACGGCGTCCTCGCCCGCATCGACCGCGCGAAGTGA
- the efp gene encoding elongation factor P, which produces MASTADIKNGVVIKIDGQLWSVVEFQHVKPGKGGAFVRTKLKNVVTGKSVDKTYNAGTKIEIENVDRRDFTYLYTDGDSYVFMDVEDYDQLTVSDTVVGDAKNYMLENQQVQIALNNGTPLYIELPASVVLEVTYTEPGLQGDRSSAGTKPATLETGYEIQVPLFLEQGTKVKVDTRTGDYLGRVND; this is translated from the coding sequence ATGGCATCCACCGCAGACATCAAGAACGGCGTCGTCATCAAGATCGACGGACAGCTCTGGAGCGTCGTGGAGTTCCAGCACGTCAAGCCGGGCAAGGGTGGCGCGTTCGTGCGCACCAAGCTCAAGAACGTCGTGACGGGCAAGTCGGTCGACAAGACCTACAACGCGGGAACCAAGATCGAGATCGAGAACGTCGACCGCCGCGACTTCACCTACCTGTACACCGATGGTGACAGCTACGTGTTCATGGATGTCGAGGACTACGACCAGCTCACCGTGTCGGACACCGTCGTGGGCGACGCCAAGAACTACATGCTCGAGAACCAGCAGGTTCAGATCGCGCTGAACAACGGCACCCCGCTCTACATCGAGCTGCCCGCCTCGGTCGTGCTCGAGGTCACCTACACCGAGCCCGGCCTGCAGGGCGACCGCTCCTCGGCCGGCACCAAGCCCGCCACCCTCGAGACCGGCTACGAGATCCAGGTGCCGCTGTTCCTCGAGCAGGGCACGAAGGTCAAGGTCGACACCCGGACGGGCGACTACCTCGGCCGCGTCAACGACTGA